agttggaggctggtgcttggagttggaggagccccgtGAACtattttccttcagattggtcacatgagtgataaggactgatccctttccttgccttggctatccaaggccttaatgcccactttggctcagcctgagccagagtgggtctgagttaaacttctttccttctctcccttatccttctctctctctctccctctaatactttcttcctcctgtttttaattaaaaccataaaaaaatttggcagctgccttgagtgtttcatttatgAATTAACATAAGTGAACTCTTTGGTGACCttaatatatataagtcttttaaagtgatttcaatatcacacaatCTGTCCTTTAACTCCAGGCCTTGTATCCAATAAGTCTCACTGGTGGATTTCAGATGACCTAGGTTTTGATTATTGAACTGATTTAGGAATGAATTGAAGGTGTATATtcatgtgagtgtgtgtgtgtgtgtgtgtgtgtgtgtgtgtataaaacgcTGCTTTCTGAGGGGGATTTCTCTACTCTTCATAAGAAGTGATTACTATTTCTCCTCTGGAGAGTACCTACATTTCACTAATTTTCTATAGGATGTTGACAATCAAAGATTACTAATACTAATTAATGTATGCTGGAGAATAATGTACCATTTTATCCCATACAGTAAGGTTTATCTCCAGTATGTAtgtattctctgatgtttagcaagagtCCCTCCTTGttgtaaaaaaattgaaattatatctcaaataataaaaatactatagtttaggaggtttattaaatgatcattagaaatcaaggaataaagaggatacaaaatttcaaaaaacatgtgcccatgcctagttagccattttttaaatCCCCAATCACCACCATCCCTGCTAATTGTTCATCATGCCAAAAAAAGGAGAAGCCTCAACACCCACTCACTTTATGCTCTGTCTACATtaagtatataatgacaggaagtcagtgggctctggGAATATGTACTtcctttttttagggtaacagattttcaattatacattcccccgagagctgaggaagactagtctctccaatgggtcttgtaaacataccatctttgaaattacaataatttgaggattagaggaaaagagaacaaaaccaatgattgctaggcccattgacaaaaagccagttagggggcactCCCCTTCGGCataagtgtatatatacaaaacaaatgcattcaacccgaCACATTTCAAATCACcaaatcccaaagttcactctggatcttctggtgcagcatgtcgtctatggaggcatcttcatgggtTCCTTCTCCAAAGAATTCATTTTCTGGACTCTGAgagatagcatgtttcttaacctaaaattgctctcaaaaaagaatttaagctttgtaatttaaaataataataattatacacatACTCCTTAAGAGAGTGACtgaaaaatacagggatcacttagggatttatggctgagttatgaagtatataaatcaattggcaagagaaatcaaaaacattttttaaaatccaaataaataatacagtagataatgcacattcaaagaggTACCAAAACcctcaaaattcacaatagcccacttaattacaatagtaaacaaactcagtattatatttaatataagttgctgtatgaccaaaaaaaaactctgaactgaggaatatttgtaaaaatttttacagacatagcaaatatttcaaccatggcaaatatattttttaaacatcataaaacttatttgggtctagaacatcaacCAGAAaaagattgttctggtggaagtaaattaaactgaaaagttttgcaggagctctttttttcgGCTTCCttcttcatagaaacaccttggtaggaacatctcTTTGGTACTCTGCCTTTAATTCatcctttataatataaatagaaaactttgtcatccattcagaaacctcTAGTTAACTAAAATTGAAGACCccttaacattacaattaaagtcttagcttattaaattctctaaatgtTGTTGGCCAGGtcgagtccatccatcatctatgtgacaattaacatatgcaaaatgggggggggggaaggtgtttatgggcttttacaatactttacaatattttattcagtagtcataggggaaaggtaacagaatatatctaatagttaaaacagtagattaaactgattcaatgtaacagaatagtattgaacatattaatatatgaacttaaaacaacaaaattaaatcataaacaaattagcaAAGTACaatagagactttcataaaaacaatgaagtatgaaaaggcttaaaatttttacctccattctctttaaagttcctctctctatccattcagattccttttctcAGAACTGAGGGAGTCCCCATATCgaaggagaacatgggtttgagttatctcaaactggatgaatcttagagaccgggcaggcccaaatggcaaagggttgtaggggaattaatttctcccctgaatctcagggaAGAGAATTGAAAGGATCCACGGTAGAAAGAAAAaccatcctaaagctggaagctgctTGAAATAcataatgcactgctctttcctATAATACGCCATGATTGTAATCaaattcctgtttggaagagtctcttccttctccccatcccccttCCCAGGTCCCCTgtacatggaggctaattgtttcTTAatgaaagaacaccccagtttttttaCCATCTGCTCTGACTCCTAGCAGGGACAGCAATCAGCAACAGTGGTAGGTAGGGGTCGGGGTCCAGTTAGAGATCGATTTCAAGAGCAGAGTCAGAGATCTGGAGAATGTCTGGGGAGCCAGTGGCTAGGACAAGGTGAGTGATTTAAGCCgagaaggtcaggagtggatggctggaaCAACCCAggaggcagcagcaggagcaaGAGTAGAAGTAAGCCTCTGGAATTTAGCAGCAGGAGCTCACAGAATCAGAAGAGACTTATCTCTTCTCCTCCAAAAGTCCCCTGGCTAAAAACAGCCTGGCCAATGGGAAGGGAAAGcaaccaggaaaagaaaaaaggggcagTTCAAAAGTTTGAGTTCTCTCACAGTTTaggagggtgggtgggtggagtggGTAAAAATTCTTgacaggagaaatgtggcttaaagaAATTATAGAGGCTATCTTTATAGTTTTTTCTCATCACTTCTGTTCAcaaactgtaaaatttaaaactatacttaatgaaaatatgttttatgaggtttattaaatcatcattagaaacaaaggaataaagatggtacaaaataaaaaccacatgtccatggctggttagccatttttaaaatccccactcacAACCTCAACACCCACTCTatcttgtctacaggaagtatataatgacaggaagtctgGGCTCTCGggaagtatatttcttttttagggtaacaggttTTCAATTATTCATTGTAAAAACCTTTTCACAGTATTATTTATgaagtttctctccagtatggattctctgatgtttagcaagatgggccctctgtgtgaaagcctttccatacTGTTTacaaggtttctctccagtgtagattctgatgtacagcaagatttcCCCtttgtgtgaaagcctttccacagtctttacattcataaggtttctctccagtgtggattctctgatgtctagtAAGATGGCCCCTCtgagtgaaagcctttccacattgtttacattcaaaagctttctctccagtgtggatgctctgatgtgTAGTAAGGTGATCCCTTCTTGTGAAAGCCTTTTCACActttttacattcataaggtttctctccagtgtggattctctgatgtgtagcaagatGGCCCCtccgtgtgaaagcctttccacattgtttacattcaaaaggtttctctccagtgtgaatgcTCTGATGTTCAACAAGATAGCTCCTatttgtaaaagcctttccacagtgtttacattcaaaaggtttctctccagtgtggatcctctgatgtacagcaagatggctCCTatttctgaaagcctttccacactgtttacattcataaggtttctctccagtgtgagttttctgatgtgcagcaagattaCCCATTTTTtggaaagcctttccacactgtttacattcataaggtttctctccagcaTGGATTTTCTGATGTTTAATGAGAGAGCACTTtgctgtgaaagcctttccacaccgTTTACATTCATAAACTTCCTCTCCAGTGTGGATCCTCTGATGTGCAGTGAGACAGCTCTTCCAGGTAAAAggctttccacactgtttacattcataaggtttttctccagtgtggattctctgatgtttattgAAAGAGTACTTctctgtgaaagtctttccacactgtttacattcataaggcttctctccagtgtggattctctgatgtaccaCAAGATGgtccctctgtgtgaaagcctttccacactgtttacattcataaactTCCTCTCCAGTGTGGATCCTGTGATGTGTAGTGAGAGAGACCTTCCAGATAAAAACCTTTCCACAgtctttacattcataaggtttctctccagtgtggatcctCTGATGTATAGTGAGGGAGTACCTATGTGTGAAAACCTTTCCACagagtttacattcataaggtttctctccagtatggactCTCTCATGTGCAATGAGAGAGCACCTATATGTGAAAACCTTTCCACagagtttacattcataaggtttctctccagtgtggactctctgGTGTTCAGTGAGAGAGCACCTATATGTGAAAACCTTTCCACagagtttacattcataaggtttctctccagtgtggactctctgatgtcCAGTGAGAGAGCACCTATATGTGAAAACCTTTCCACagagtttacattcataaggtttctctccggtatggattctctgatgtgcagtaaAATTGCCCCgatgtgtgaaagcctttccacagtatTTACAATCAAaatgtttctctccagtgtgaatgcTCTGATGTGCAATAAGAGCGCTCTTCCAGGTAAAAgtatttccacattgtttacatttaaaaggcttctctccagtgtagATCCTCTGATGTGCATTGAGAGCACCCTTCCAGGTAAAAGTCTTTCCAAAGTGTttatattcataaggtttctctccagtgtggatgccCTGATGTTCTATAAGCTCAGAATTCTGAGTGAAAGACCTGTCACCTTTATCACTTGCAAAAAATGTCTCgatattttcatgtttttgatatcTAAAGAGGTCTAAGATCCAGCCAAAGGCCATTCCACCTAGGTTACCTTGATTCATGGGCATGTCAGGAGGTTTCTCAGTTGACTGAATAAGTCCTCCTTCTGGAATTGCTTTCCAATATTTGCTATCCTGACAAAAGTCATTTCCGGAGGTCAATTCCACATACTGATTTAGGTCTGAATATTGGCTGAATTTATCTGCAGTATCCTCAAATTCATATTCATTCTTTGCATGTTTTTTAACCATGATATCAGAGTCACAGATCTCTCTCAAAATGAAGTCCCAGGGATTTTCATTCATGCATCTTTGGGGGCCAGATCCATCCTCAAAAAAACTTTGCTTTGTAGACATCTCCTTCACATAAAAATTGTTCTCAGCCTCTGAAGAAAACAGATAATGATATCAACACAGAAGAAAGGACATAGACACACATGCAGAAATTTATTTCCCCTtaagtgtaaagataattttagggttttgacctaaactaaattatccaagtcaactggaaatttatggcaattttaattaatatacaggaaagaaattaaggagaagggagagggaaaaggtgtaggatgtTTCCCCCCTTACCTGTGCCAGGGGGGAGTTTAAATTAGTGGCTTTTAAGAGAATAatgttggaaggtaaaggagaaaggaatcagcctaaactccaagagggatCAGCTAAGATGACTGAACCTAAACAAGCTACTCAACTTCTCCCAGTATAttatcaagggaaaactcaccaccaaacagGGCAATAACTGCCACCACACCAATATGTtggaacgcttagcatgctgccagccagagccacctctccagggaaatagacccaagagaggaagtgatgctaaatatatagatggttttatatccctttcctgtgtctcatctataccaatggtagcttaagcttgacttaggacagcccaggggtctgccagctgtttctgatttgtcatttgctagcaaatgtctatcaaaggccatcttcctaaatacttaatcctcaaATATGAGTGCAGACAAgcttgattttgttagactaagtagggtggagaaatctaaagttcataagacattcctgattttcttagacaaagtagggtggagtaatttaaagttcacacatGGCAGAatgaaaactgatttttttctctttaaccagGCAAAAAGAAGTTTTCAAAgttaaaacaagcagaaccagtcTGGATGTGCCATTTGGTCATATCTGCAAGatggatgattttagaaagacttGGCCATACAATAAGAATGAAACCTCACCAGGGACCTGTCACACAGTTAGGCCTGAGATTTTCATCATACTTTGCAACTCATGAGTAAAGAATAGAAGAATGATCTGACCAATTTCCTTAGAACCAGACAACCACTCAAACCCTGATCATGCTTTGTCCATAGTATTGCACAGTCTTTCTCGATTACCCTATCTTTCCTAAAAAGTCACTTGTCaaatattcttataattttgtgaATCTCAGTTAACCTTCCAGACTTTCTGTTTTCATCATTATAGATACACTATCATATGGTCATTCTCGGTAAATTTTGTATGCTAAGTAGAAAAACAATGTAACTCTTTTTAACTCATGCAGTATTTTGAATGTGGAATAGAAATGATATTATCCCATTTAGTACAGACATACTAAcaattcagttcattttatgATCAACCATGGATTACATCACAGGGCCTATACTGAGACTATCATCCATCTCTCAGGAAATGAACAGCATGATTCAGCACTGGTCTCCCAGTCCCATTCCATTCACCACAACagataaaattctttttgaataaCAGCTCTTATACACCTGCTTTCACTTGACTCACCTGGGCAGGACATCCTTGGACCCTTTTGCTCTAACAGCCATGGTGTTTTCCCTTGTTGAAAACAGTAGATTAAATTTTCTCTAGGAACTGGAAGCCCTGGACATGAGATAGAAGGAAGGtatcaggagagaaaaataaaagagatgctTTTATTAAAGGAAAGGGGGCATGCAATAAGGCCTACAGAATGGCTTCTGCTGTATTCACAGTTGGAACATTTGCAGGAGAGCAAAGATCATGGAAACCATTTGCAGTCAGAAAAGTATATCTTGATTTACCTCTTGTAATAGGATAGGCACATTACACAACCTCCCTTACCTAGAAATTAAACACATCTAATAGAGAAGGGTTAAGAGAtcagaacttggagtcagaaaagcaaATTTATTCAAGGCTCAGAGACATGGCAATTGGGTGCCCCtatgcaagttatttaatttctgtttacCTCAATTGCCTCAACTATAAATTGAAGACAATAAGAATATCAAATTCACTGGGATGTTGTGAAATTAATGATTAACAAGTAGGGTGGAAGCAGAGCTAATAATTTGAAATGCTTATtaccttcctttccatttctatcatCTGGCCTGGAATGTGAGGGAAGAATGAAGATGGAATTAGAATAAACTTGCTTGACTTAGGGGCTGTGAAtagttttatacttctttttaaattttactcccttattattattgatataacAATcaccttacctttactctgtataACTACTTGTATAtgtcaaatgtgtttcttataaacaacatatcacAGGATACAGGTTTTTACTCCACTCAATTCTGCTTCCATTGTATGGGTCAATTCATCAAATTTAcaatcacagttatgattaccatctttgtattccccttcatcttgttttcatctttttaatcCTACAATTTCTCCTTTCACTATATGTCcatatgcttcccttttaatcacttcctctatttcccctcccgaccttcattcttctcttccttctctactgGGCCTCTTACCTACTCCACCTATTCTACTTGATATTATTCCCCTCTCTCCACCACCTTTCTAATCGCCTTCTATTCCTCTAGAGAATAAGGTAAGTTTCAATACCCCAATGGGTATGGCTACTATTCCCAATGAGAATAAATTATGGCACTACCTCATcatcccctccactgtaatatcATTGCTCCACTAGGCATATAAACAATAGGACCTTCTTGAGTCctataaatattctctttcttagttacccttttatgcttctcttgaattttggatTGGGACATCAGCTATTTTGTTTTGGTCtgctcttttcatcaggaatgcttggacatccctttttattaaataaccatttttCTACCTGAAATTATATACTCAGTCTTGATTGGTGGCTAATTCATGGTTGTATAATTAGTTTGCTTTTCTTCCAAAATATCACATTATAAGCCATTTTGATCCAGAAACTCCCAGATCCTGTATAATCAACATTGGGGTtgcatgatatttgaattattgatTAGTGGCTTAGCTAAGTTATTTCTCCTTTAGCATCTATAATATTCCTATTAGCTGTCATTTGGAAATTtattacaggaggtgatctgtggattctttccatttctcttttaagcTCTGCTTCAAGAGTATCAAggcaattttctttcataattctgTGTAATATGACATCCAggctttttttcttaatatttctaataCATCTTATATTGTCTTTCCTGGATTCATTTTCCAGGGCACCTGTTTTAAATCAGATAcatgttttctcctctttttaaattctattgattttgttttatgttttctggATGTCTCATGAAGTCCTTAGTATCTATATGCccaattctaattaaaaaaaaaaaaggttttctccGATggccttttgatcctccttttccatttgggccATTTTACTTTACCTGGAACTATTTTCTACATCAGATTTTTTTACCCGCTTTTCCCACTTAGTCAACTCTCCTTTTtggaaaattctttttcttcattggattattctgtttcttttgcCACTTGACCAATTTGGCTTTTTtaggtcttattttctttctgcattactttcatttcttttccccatttttcctccatgTCTCCCGtttcatttttgaattccttttttaacTCTTCAAGAATCCAAGACCAATTCCcattattatttgaaattttgaatGTGGAATCGTTTGTATTCCAATCCCTACCCGAGTCTGTGCCTTGCTTTTCTCTGACTCTATAGACATTTTCTATGTTTagatgtttcttttgctgtttgttcattttccccacTTTGACATCTACGTCTGTTCTCAGGGTAGGGGGGAATTTGcttaaatttcaatttttccttCCGGCTGTACTCAGCTTTAGTTCTGGTTTTTGGCAAGTTTCATTACTTCCAAGGTGGTATCATGGCCTGTGGGCTGGGGGCTCTGAACGCTGCTGATTTAGTCTCTTCCAGggactgctgatggcttgcaggaATCAGAAAGCTGGGAGCTACTTTGTTCAGCGGTTCTGGGCTTCATCACAGCCTTGAACTGGCTGAATCAATTTGGTGCCTCAAATAAGAATagtagagaaggagggagaaggttTGCAAAAGTCAGAGGCTTGGCTTTGCAATCCAGAGTGTCTCAGGCACCAAACACATGGCAAAAGTCCCCAAGGAGTGTCAAGAATATACATAAAGGGGAACAGATTGCTGCAGGAAACCTTTTGTTTCCTGTCCCTCAGGGagcttggagaagtcacttcctGCCAGGGGAAAATAATGGACTTTCAGTTGGAAGCCATTTGACCCTAGACCTGAGATTTCTCTCAACAGCTATTTGGTCTCTGTATAGAGATTTATTCATTGGAGTTCTATCTGGTCCCACTGACCATGTTCCTGAGTCCACATTCTCATTTGTTATCTGATTTACTGAGAAGGAGCCAACCTGAGAAAAGAATATCTGTCTGTCATCAAGGAAAGCTGCAGCCACTTGGCTGGACCCTTGAGGGTGACCCTGCCATTCACCTTCCCCCTATCAAAGCAACCTAAACCATATTTTGTCTACCTACAATATCTGGAGAGGCCAATAGTCAGGAAAGCCAGATTGGGATTCTTGGGTTAATAGATAGTCAGTATAGCAGTAAGTAGCCTCAAAATCAGAAAAATAGATCCACAAGAGTCTTTTAGGCTTGGTGGGAAGAGAACTAGAGATTTAGAGATTAGGGAATCTTCCTTTGgccctccttctttccctgtgTGAAAatactcaaacttttttttttaacccttaccttctgtcttagggtcaatactgtgtattggctccaaggcataagagtggtaagggctaggcaatgggagtcaagtgacttgcccagggtcacacagctgggaagtgtctgaggccagatttgaacctaggacctcccatatctaggcctggctctcagtccactgagccacccagctgccccccaaacctttttatttataaagtagCAGTCAAATTGCATTATATCACTGAATCAGGTCTGAGGCCTACTAGACCAGGCTATAGTCTGAAAACAACAGAGAACAGCCCTTGATCAACTAACATCTATATAGGTGAAGTAATTCACTTAGTTCACTCACTACAGGCTTGTGCCAAGCCTGTATTCCACCAGGTGGCCATGGGATGCGTTAATAATGTAGGATTAAAAGGTCCTGGTTCTGGAAGTTGGCTTTTGCCCAGGTTCGTAATGTAGAGTAACAGGTGGTGGAGTGGGTGTGGGGGGGGTGGATTGTCTACACTCCTCTGCCCACAATTTTACTTCCAGTTCCCCCCTCATCCCTTCCGGCCTATTAGACTTTCTCCCtaactttcaagttgttttcctcaGGAGAGCCACCTCACTCTTACATGTTTGTTTTGTGACTCTAGTCATTTCAAAGCACACTTGAAGGTTGCCTTGAGATTCTCAGGGTGGTTCCAGCATTGCCTTCTGCTATGCTGCCTTCTTGGCTTCACCTCCCCCATTAATACGTAAGCACAAGAAATCCTTTCAAAAGACCAGCCCCAGCCCCGACAGGGAAGGGGCTGCCTTGGCAGCTACAGGGTTTCCTTCCATGCCCATCTTCAAGGAACAGCTGCCTGGGTATAAACAAAGAATTTAAACACAAATTTCAGATCTAATtagaggctggactagatgacttctcagAGTGGCTTCAGGAATGTAAATCTGTAACAATGGTTTAAATTTTCACCTGAAGCTATCTGAAACAGAGGAGAAACAATTTCAGTTGCAAAAGAGGAACATCCCAGGTTCCTATCACATAATTCAATTACTTTTCTAATGAAAAACAGAAAGGAGGGGAAGCCTGGGCAGAGTTCCacacttttgcttttttaatcatTAATAAAGACTCAAAATCGCATACATTTGATTAGAATAAAGATGTTTCCTTAATGGCAGATTCAGAGTTCACACAGGAAAtggtccttacccacagagagtacattctgcacattctccagcatcacctccagGTACAGCTCCTTCTGAGAATGGTCCAAGAGGCAccactcctcctgggtgaagtccacagccacatccttgaaggTTATTAACCCCTAAAATAGCAAAAGTcacaagatttagagctgaacCTTCAGATTTTATCTAGTTCACCCCTCATCCACTGACTGGAGGAAACTGAAAGGATTTACACCAAACTCCTAACTCTGAAGCATGTCAGAGCCAGCACTGGAGTCCAGTCATTCAGAGCCCAATGGAACACTGACAAAGGCATTTGGTGTCTGAAGTGAGAATCTTTTTGTGGAGAGTCAAACTGGAAGAAGTGTCTTAGTCTGAAGTGCTTTTCCCTGTGGCATCAGGCAATTGGGAAGTGCTCTCTGAGTGAAGTATATGATTCTGGGGAGGAGTAAGAGACAAGGTGATCTGAAATTCCTCCTCATCACTCGAGTCAGAGTTGATCTGGTAAGAACACTTCCTGAAGTTTCTGAGAAGGCAGCATGGACTGTGTATTCTAAGGGGAAAATATGACTAGTGCAATCAAGGAAATGACCAGGAGCAGAGAGATATGAAGTGTGAAGAGATGCCTCAGAAGAGGAGCAAATGGAACTCACAAGACCTCggggatgggatggaattccATCCAGGTTCAAAAGCAGTCAGAGAAAGAGACCCACCAACTTCTTCTTATTTGGGACTCTGAGTGGAGCTGGGTGGAAGACA
This sequence is a window from Monodelphis domestica isolate mMonDom1 chromosome 3, mMonDom1.pri, whole genome shotgun sequence. Protein-coding genes within it:
- the LOC103105101 gene encoding zinc finger protein 420-like isoform X2 codes for the protein MAPGTPRPPSQGLITFKDVAVDFTQEEWCLLDHSQKELYLEVMLENVQNVLSVGLPVPRENLIYCFQQGKTPWLLEQKGPRMSCPEAENNFYVKEMSTKQSFFEDGSGPQRCMNENPWDFILREICDSDIMVKKHAKNEYEFEDTADKFSQYSDLNQYVELTSGNDFCQDSKYWKAIPEGGLIQSTEKPPDMPMNQGNLGGMAFGWILDLFRYQKHENIETFFASDKGDRSFTQNSELIEHQGIHTGEKPYEYKHFGKTFTWKGALNAHQRIYTGEKPFKCKQCGNTFTWKSALIAHQSIHTGEKHFDCKYCGKAFTHRGNFTAHQRIHTGEKPYECKLCGKVFTYRCSLTGHQRVHTGEKPYECKLCGKVFTYRCSLTEHQRVHTGEKPYECKLCGKVFTYRCSLIAHERVHTGEKPYECKLCGKVFTHRYSLTIHQRIHTGEKPYECKDCGKVFIWKVSLTTHHRIHTGEEVYECKQCGKAFTQRDHLVVHQRIHTGEKPYECKQCGKTFTEKYSFNKHQRIHTGEKPYECKQCGKPFTWKSCLTAHQRIHTGEEVYECKRCGKAFTAKCSLIKHQKIHAGEKPYECKQCGKAFQKMGNLAAHQKTHTGEKPYECKQCGKAFRNRSHLAVHQRIHTGEKPFECKHCGKAFTNRSYLVEHQSIHTGEKPFECKQCGKAFTRRGHLATHQRIHTGEKPYECKKCEKAFTRRDHLTTHQSIHTGEKAFECKQCGKAFTQRGHLTRHQRIHTGEKPYECKDCGKAFTQRGNLAVHQNLHWRETL
- the LOC103105101 gene encoding zinc finger protein 420-like isoform X1; amino-acid sequence: MLRVGEGLPQCLSPTLKDPGKGTNTEVPGSGRGGSVWTRSHSGALPSPRREKGPPAPEPGGSWGREAVTGWGRGWSCPSPRGTSRGEAAHALTEEVSPLGAATPRSTPGWPRREPAARGMAPGTPRPPSQGLITFKDVAVDFTQEEWCLLDHSQKELYLEVMLENVQNVLSVGLPVPRENLIYCFQQGKTPWLLEQKGPRMSCPEAENNFYVKEMSTKQSFFEDGSGPQRCMNENPWDFILREICDSDIMVKKHAKNEYEFEDTADKFSQYSDLNQYVELTSGNDFCQDSKYWKAIPEGGLIQSTEKPPDMPMNQGNLGGMAFGWILDLFRYQKHENIETFFASDKGDRSFTQNSELIEHQGIHTGEKPYEYKHFGKTFTWKGALNAHQRIYTGEKPFKCKQCGNTFTWKSALIAHQSIHTGEKHFDCKYCGKAFTHRGNFTAHQRIHTGEKPYECKLCGKVFTYRCSLTGHQRVHTGEKPYECKLCGKVFTYRCSLTEHQRVHTGEKPYECKLCGKVFTYRCSLIAHERVHTGEKPYECKLCGKVFTHRYSLTIHQRIHTGEKPYECKDCGKVFIWKVSLTTHHRIHTGEEVYECKQCGKAFTQRDHLVVHQRIHTGEKPYECKQCGKTFTEKYSFNKHQRIHTGEKPYECKQCGKPFTWKSCLTAHQRIHTGEEVYECKRCGKAFTAKCSLIKHQKIHAGEKPYECKQCGKAFQKMGNLAAHQKTHTGEKPYECKQCGKAFRNRSHLAVHQRIHTGEKPFECKHCGKAFTNRSYLVEHQSIHTGEKPFECKQCGKAFTRRGHLATHQRIHTGEKPYECKKCEKAFTRRDHLTTHQSIHTGEKAFECKQCGKAFTQRGHLTRHQRIHTGEKPYECKDCGKAFTQRGNLAVHQNLHWRETL